A region of Nitrospinota bacterium DNA encodes the following proteins:
- a CDS encoding response regulator: MKAQGFGDYLVERKVITVEQHKTALSIQNKNRLLGQIAREENYLNDLDVEKILSYMEGHPHMMFGEAAISLGYISATQLRYLLDLRTSRKVRIGEILVAQEFINEDTLHAELMNYNAKRKKLEKILVCDPSGTIGKLLESMLRKYGYDVAHAKSGLDALEAASKYKPDIIITSNVLLDMNGYELCKRLLGNPATAGIYSILLSSNLNEDIMQQAFDAGVTHFLRKPLKESELINTVIRIERSEFEKRPEKILIVDDSLGARMAIHKELFHTWSNLIMAENGEKALEIARREKPDIITMDVEMPVMGGLEACRLLKDYPETAETPVIFVTASDSHDLRLRGFEAGAVEYFSKPFSPGLLNSFIRMLCESAKIRKSEKILVVEDSDTTRHIIRYFLQKNGYNVYTAKNGQEAWEAMPKIRPDLIVLDCYMPKMDGFEFINNLKKNDEFYRIPVLMLTSSKNKLDVVRGFAEGAVDFITKPFDEAEMIARITSHLRSRKLLEELEEEKGKLKVTLKQLEDANHILERLSVMDGLTGLANRRHFDEILASEWKRAIRERHPISMLMIDIDYFKRYNDAYGHQMGDECIKKVAAKIKEQSKRSSDLAARYGGEEFALILPLTDLEGAVAVAEIMRMEVEAMGIPHLYSTIATTVTISVGFATVTPEEGISSGELVEMADKALYDAKHSGRNRVKRYNPRSGGKVNPINF, translated from the coding sequence ATGAAAGCGCAAGGTTTCGGCGATTATCTGGTGGAACGGAAAGTAATAACCGTTGAACAGCACAAAACGGCCCTTTCCATCCAGAACAAGAACCGCTTGCTGGGCCAGATAGCCAGGGAAGAAAACTACCTCAACGACCTGGACGTGGAAAAAATCCTCTCCTACATGGAGGGGCATCCACACATGATGTTCGGGGAGGCGGCCATCTCCCTTGGATACATAAGCGCCACTCAACTTCGATATTTGCTGGACCTGCGCACCAGCCGGAAGGTGAGGATAGGGGAGATACTTGTAGCCCAGGAGTTCATCAACGAGGATACGCTTCACGCCGAGCTGATGAACTACAACGCCAAACGCAAAAAACTGGAGAAAATACTGGTTTGCGACCCGTCCGGCACCATCGGCAAACTGCTGGAAAGCATGTTGCGCAAATATGGTTACGACGTGGCCCACGCCAAGTCCGGCCTTGACGCGCTGGAGGCGGCCTCCAAATACAAACCCGACATTATCATTACAAGCAACGTGTTGCTGGACATGAACGGGTACGAGCTGTGCAAACGCCTGTTGGGAAATCCCGCCACGGCTGGAATATACTCCATACTTCTTTCCAGCAACCTCAACGAAGACATAATGCAACAGGCGTTCGACGCCGGCGTCACCCATTTCCTGAGAAAGCCGCTTAAGGAAAGCGAGCTTATCAACACCGTTATCAGGATTGAGCGGTCGGAATTTGAAAAGAGGCCGGAGAAGATACTGATTGTGGACGACAGCCTGGGCGCCAGGATGGCCATCCACAAAGAGTTGTTCCACACCTGGAGCAACCTGATAATGGCCGAAAACGGGGAGAAAGCGCTGGAGATAGCCAGGCGGGAGAAGCCGGACATCATCACCATGGACGTGGAAATGCCGGTGATGGGCGGGCTGGAGGCCTGCCGCCTGCTTAAGGACTACCCGGAGACCGCTGAAACCCCGGTTATTTTCGTCACCGCGTCGGATTCCCACGATTTGCGCCTTCGGGGGTTTGAGGCGGGGGCGGTGGAATATTTCTCAAAGCCATTTTCGCCCGGCCTGCTCAACTCCTTCATCAGGATGCTGTGCGAGTCGGCGAAGATACGCAAGTCCGAGAAAATACTGGTGGTGGAAGACAGCGACACCACAAGGCACATAATACGTTATTTCCTCCAGAAGAACGGTTACAACGTTTATACGGCGAAGAATGGGCAGGAAGCGTGGGAGGCCATGCCAAAGATAAGGCCCGACCTTATAGTGCTCGATTGTTACATGCCGAAGATGGACGGTTTCGAGTTCATCAACAATCTGAAAAAGAACGACGAGTTTTACCGGATTCCCGTGCTGATGCTCACCTCATCCAAAAACAAGCTGGACGTGGTGCGCGGCTTCGCCGAAGGCGCGGTGGATTTCATCACCAAACCCTTCGACGAGGCGGAGATGATAGCCCGCATAACCTCCCATCTGAGAAGCCGCAAACTATTAGAAGAGCTGGAGGAGGAAAAGGGCAAACTGAAGGTGACGCTCAAACAGCTTGAGGACGCCAACCACATCCTGGAGCGCCTTTCGGTTATGGACGGGCTTACGGGGCTGGCCAACCGGCGTCATTTCGACGAGATACTGGCTTCCGAATGGAAACGGGCCATCCGGGAGCGGCACCCTATTTCCATGCTGATGATAGATATAGATTATTTCAAGCGTTACAACGACGCTTATGGGCACCAGATGGGCGACGAGTGCATTAAAAAGGTTGCGGCCAAGATAAAGGAACAGTCCAAACGTTCCAGCGACCTGGCGGCGCGATACGGCGGCGAGGAGTTCGCCCTTATATTGCCGTTGACCGATCTTGAAGGCGCCGTGGCCGTGGCGGAAATTATGCGGATGGAGGTGGAGGCCATGGGCATACCCCATCTTTACTCCACCATCGCCACAACGGTCACTATCAGCGTGGGCTTCGCCACTGTTACGCCGGAAGAGGGGATATCCAGCGGTGAACTGGTTGAGATGGCGGACAAGGCGTTATACGACGCGAAACACAGCGGGAGAAACCGGGTGAAACGCTACAATCCACGCTCGGGCGGCAAGGTAAACCCGATTAACTTTTAA